The following proteins come from a genomic window of Alicyclobacillus dauci:
- a CDS encoding PTS transporter subunit EIIC, protein MLGQLQRIGKALMLPIAVLPAAGLLLRLGQPDTLNIPFMAAAGNAVFNFLPVLFAIGVAVGFAKNNHGFAGLAGFLSYEILTDGAQAINKTINLDALGGILAGIITGLIFNAVSKRRDAKWAQFIGGSKGLAVVLITLVSIILALVFGYVWPYVQMGINHLGGWIGALGAVGAGIYGLLNRLLIPFGLHHVVNSYIWFVYGDWHGKTGDMTRFFAGDPSAGGFMAGMFPIMMFGLPSAALAMVAAAKPERRRVVLGIMGAAALTSFLTGVTEPIEFSFMFLAPALYGLHAVLTGLSLAICYALGIRDGFNFSAGLIDFVLNRNHATHGYWLIPIGIAFGIVYFVVFYFSIKIFNIKTPGREDQDASGSVPGAGFIFDEMQVAADAPADVPAATQAQVAAATTDLSTMAGKARAYLDALGGAENVVEIEACTTRLRLNLKDMEKLNEPVLKQLGSSGVIKLNQHNAQVVVGTTADMLVEEMKQFM, encoded by the coding sequence ATGTTAGGTCAACTTCAGCGGATCGGAAAGGCTTTAATGTTGCCTATCGCCGTGTTACCTGCTGCAGGTCTTCTGCTTCGCTTGGGGCAGCCGGATACGCTCAATATTCCGTTTATGGCGGCTGCCGGCAATGCGGTATTTAACTTTTTACCGGTGCTGTTCGCAATTGGTGTCGCCGTGGGCTTTGCAAAAAACAACCATGGCTTTGCAGGTCTGGCCGGGTTCTTATCTTATGAAATTCTGACAGACGGTGCGCAAGCTATCAACAAGACCATCAATCTAGACGCCCTTGGGGGCATTCTCGCAGGTATCATCACTGGTTTAATTTTTAATGCTGTCAGTAAACGCCGTGACGCGAAATGGGCGCAGTTCATAGGTGGTAGCAAAGGCTTAGCAGTCGTCCTGATCACATTGGTTTCCATCATCTTGGCGCTCGTCTTTGGCTATGTGTGGCCATATGTGCAAATGGGAATCAACCATCTCGGCGGCTGGATTGGCGCTCTGGGTGCTGTCGGTGCGGGCATCTATGGCCTGTTGAATCGACTGTTGATCCCGTTTGGGTTACACCACGTCGTCAACTCGTACATTTGGTTTGTGTATGGTGACTGGCACGGGAAGACCGGCGACATGACTCGGTTCTTCGCGGGCGATCCGTCCGCAGGCGGCTTCATGGCTGGCATGTTCCCAATCATGATGTTCGGTCTGCCATCTGCAGCACTCGCCATGGTTGCCGCAGCGAAACCGGAACGCCGTCGCGTTGTCCTCGGAATCATGGGCGCTGCAGCACTCACGTCCTTTCTGACCGGTGTGACGGAACCGATTGAGTTCTCGTTCATGTTCCTAGCACCCGCGCTATACGGCTTGCACGCCGTCCTCACAGGTCTCAGTCTCGCCATTTGTTATGCGCTGGGCATTCGGGATGGCTTTAATTTCTCGGCGGGCCTCATCGACTTTGTGCTCAATCGCAACCACGCGACACATGGATACTGGTTGATCCCAATTGGCATTGCGTTCGGCATTGTCTATTTTGTTGTGTTCTATTTCAGTATTAAGATATTCAATATCAAGACACCCGGTCGAGAGGATCAGGACGCAAGTGGATCGGTTCCGGGTGCGGGGTTCATCTTCGACGAAATGCAAGTAGCGGCGGACGCTCCCGCGGACGTACCCGCAGCCACTCAGGCGCAAGTCGCTGCAGCGACTACAGACTTGAGTACGATGGCTGGCAAGGCAAGGGCGTATTTGGACGCGCTCGGCGGGGCTGAAAATGTCGTGGAAATTGAAGCGTGTACGACGCGTCTCCGGCTCAACCTGAAGGATATGGAGAAGTTGAATGAGCCTGTGCTCAAACAGCTCGGTTCAAGCGGCGTCATCAAACTGAACCAGCACAATGCACAAGTGGTCGTCGGTACAACGGCGGATATGCTGGTAGAAGAAATGAAACAGTTCATGTAA
- a CDS encoding PTS transporter subunit EIIC, producing MQEKLGLGKVVGLLAVVFAIGGILYWIGDPTVTNLHFIQAVGYAVLSNYAIILAVGISIGLAKENQGAAGLAAFLGYEVIVQGTKSISSSIDIGDKGSIVLVAGLIAGVLAGYMYNRYHKTKLPAVLAFFGGRRFVPIVTAGACLLIAFVLGHVWHS from the coding sequence ATGCAGGAAAAACTTGGGCTTGGGAAAGTCGTCGGACTGCTGGCCGTCGTGTTTGCCATTGGTGGCATCCTTTATTGGATCGGCGATCCGACTGTGACAAACCTACACTTCATTCAGGCTGTTGGGTATGCCGTACTATCCAACTACGCAATCATTCTGGCTGTTGGCATTTCGATTGGCTTGGCGAAAGAAAATCAAGGCGCGGCTGGGCTGGCAGCATTTCTTGGGTACGAGGTCATCGTCCAAGGTACAAAATCGATCTCGTCGTCCATCGATATCGGCGACAAAGGGTCGATTGTCTTGGTGGCGGGTCTTATCGCAGGTGTTCTGGCGGGCTACATGTACAATCGTTACCACAAAACGAAGCTACCCGCGGTACTCGCATTCTTTGGCGGCCGCCGTTTTGTGCCAATCGTCACGGCGGGGGCTTGTCTCTTAATTGCATTCGTGCTTGGCCACGTCTGGCATTCATAA
- a CDS encoding APC family permease has translation MSQTREHGLVRGIGLLQATATNMSQMMGAGPFITIPIILTTMGGPQAMFGWIVGALLAMLDGLVWSELGSAMPGEGGTYIYLREAFQYRTGKLVPFLFIWSTLLATPMIMSTGAIGLSDYLIYFWPSMTPLETKLVAVGITIITIGLLYRRIQSVAKMTTVLWGGMILTVVLVIVAGVTHFHPHVAFSFPHDAFAPSKFFLGLGGGMLISIYDYMGYYTVCYLGDEVKNPGRTIPRAVILSIVFVAIIDLSMNLGIIGTVPWQTAMKSQNVGTLFMQMVWGRPGATIITALIIWTCFASLYTGLLGASRLPYNAAVDGLFFKPFAKLHPKMKFPHISLLVMGVIMAICCFFNLSQIINALMAMSIVVQFIGQIIALTVLRKRQPDLKRPFRQWLYPLPSILAFIGWAYVFYSSGWPAIRLALVWTVAGIIVFLIWAGRKKEWPFGPKVIREVYRTDNA, from the coding sequence ATGTCTCAAACAAGGGAGCACGGACTCGTTCGGGGAATTGGTTTGCTTCAAGCCACCGCAACCAACATGTCCCAAATGATGGGCGCTGGGCCGTTTATCACGATCCCGATCATCTTGACAACCATGGGTGGCCCACAGGCGATGTTTGGCTGGATTGTCGGAGCGCTTTTGGCCATGCTTGACGGATTGGTATGGAGTGAACTCGGATCTGCCATGCCGGGTGAAGGCGGGACGTATATTTATCTGCGTGAGGCTTTCCAGTACCGAACAGGAAAACTCGTACCGTTCCTATTCATTTGGTCCACGTTACTCGCCACGCCCATGATTATGTCAACGGGTGCAATTGGTCTCTCTGATTACCTAATCTATTTTTGGCCGAGCATGACACCGCTCGAGACCAAGTTGGTAGCTGTCGGCATCACCATCATCACCATAGGGTTGTTGTATCGCCGGATTCAATCTGTTGCAAAGATGACCACCGTGTTGTGGGGCGGTATGATTCTCACCGTTGTCCTCGTCATTGTTGCAGGGGTAACGCACTTTCATCCGCATGTGGCGTTCTCGTTTCCACATGACGCATTTGCCCCGTCCAAGTTCTTCCTTGGCCTAGGTGGGGGGATGCTGATCTCCATTTACGACTATATGGGCTACTATACGGTGTGCTATCTCGGCGACGAAGTGAAAAACCCTGGCCGCACGATTCCGCGCGCTGTCATCTTGTCGATTGTGTTTGTCGCCATCATCGATCTCTCTATGAACCTCGGCATCATCGGCACGGTTCCATGGCAGACAGCAATGAAGAGTCAAAACGTTGGCACGCTCTTTATGCAGATGGTTTGGGGACGTCCAGGTGCAACCATCATTACGGCACTCATCATTTGGACATGCTTTGCGTCCCTCTATACCGGCTTGCTGGGTGCTTCGCGGCTTCCTTACAATGCCGCAGTGGACGGGCTGTTTTTCAAGCCATTCGCTAAGCTTCATCCGAAAATGAAGTTTCCCCATATTTCGCTGCTTGTCATGGGCGTCATTATGGCTATCTGTTGTTTCTTCAACCTGTCGCAGATCATCAACGCGCTCATGGCAATGTCGATCGTCGTTCAGTTCATCGGCCAGATCATCGCATTGACGGTTCTTCGGAAGCGCCAGCCCGACTTGAAGCGTCCCTTCCGTCAATGGCTCTATCCATTGCCGAGCATTCTCGCGTTTATTGGTTGGGCATACGTGTTTTATTCCTCTGGCTGGCCGGCCATTCGACTTGCGCTTGTCTGGACAGTCGCAGGTATCATTGTCTTCTTGATTTGGGCCGGACGAAAGAAAGAATGGCCATTCGGACCGAAAGTGATTCGCGAGGTTTATCGCACCGACAACGCGTGA
- a CDS encoding cysteine-rich CWC family protein, translating into MSKVCPFCGMHNNCGHAAGKPHGTCWCDKEIFPNAIFEKLPPNQLAYLYMLFV; encoded by the coding sequence ATGTCCAAGGTATGCCCATTCTGTGGTATGCATAATAATTGCGGTCATGCTGCAGGAAAACCACACGGTACATGCTGGTGCGATAAAGAAATCTTTCCTAACGCGATCTTCGAAAAACTTCCACCGAACCAGCTTGCCTATCTATACATGCTATTCGTTTAA
- a CDS encoding MBL fold metallo-hydrolase, with translation MEALGVSYIRTQIANVCFVKTGENGKETWVLIDAGIPGSKDQILNAVAERFGESARPEAIILTHGHFDHVGAVIDLAQHWDVPVYAHELELPYLTGKADYPEPDPTVGGGLVAYISPVFPHGGIDLGRRVHALPQNGSVPKMPGWCWIHTPGHTEGHVSLYRDEDGTLIAGDAFITTKQESLLSVLTQAREIHGPPAYFTPDWQSSWESVRKLRALHPRFAITGHGRPMSGQPLSDGLDRLAHEFDRIAIPHHGRYVH, from the coding sequence ATGGAAGCTTTAGGTGTGTCCTACATTCGCACGCAAATCGCGAATGTGTGTTTCGTTAAAACAGGGGAAAATGGAAAGGAAACTTGGGTTCTTATTGATGCCGGGATTCCAGGCTCGAAAGACCAAATTCTCAATGCTGTGGCAGAACGATTTGGTGAGTCGGCTCGGCCAGAGGCAATTATTCTCACTCATGGTCATTTCGATCACGTCGGCGCCGTCATCGACCTAGCCCAGCACTGGGACGTCCCCGTGTACGCACACGAGTTAGAACTCCCGTATTTGACGGGCAAAGCTGACTACCCAGAGCCGGACCCAACGGTTGGCGGCGGGCTCGTGGCTTACATATCACCCGTTTTTCCGCATGGCGGTATCGATCTCGGCCGTCGCGTTCACGCACTACCGCAAAATGGTAGCGTGCCAAAGATGCCTGGCTGGTGCTGGATTCACACACCTGGTCACACGGAGGGTCATGTTTCCCTGTACCGCGATGAAGACGGAACGCTCATTGCGGGGGATGCATTCATCACGACAAAACAAGAGTCATTGCTGAGCGTATTGACACAAGCACGGGAAATCCACGGTCCGCCGGCGTATTTCACGCCCGATTGGCAGTCGTCCTGGGAATCGGTGCGAAAGTTGCGGGCCCTTCATCCACGATTTGCTATCACCGGTCATGGGCGGCCGATGTCCGGACAACCACTGTCCGATGGATTGGACAGGCTTGCTCACGAGTTTGATCGCATTGCCATTCCGCATCACGGAAGGTACGTGCACTAA
- a CDS encoding lipid II flippase Amj family protein: MLHFIDTLAYSIRLNAVKNGQFALSTSLFNTISLVTRVSSTLFLPAIGALVDHSIQYHIDPIWQLRQILFGATIGACVGAVFIPTFLRIFGKAVNRLEIVGSVPALMLQALSIANIRRIRNSTTVPRRTLLAGLRFRQIPKRLLLVNIMITAVYTVGVLASNYSALLNPQHRLEVAQSSGFINSVGTILLTMLVDPKSASITDQALRGTRPYGDVKALVTLLVLTKILGTILAQFIFTPSAHLIAWIYR; the protein is encoded by the coding sequence TTGCTTCACTTTATCGATACGCTTGCTTACTCGATTCGTCTCAACGCCGTAAAAAATGGTCAATTTGCGCTTTCTACATCTTTGTTTAATACCATCTCTCTTGTTACCCGAGTTTCCAGCACATTGTTTCTTCCAGCAATCGGCGCCTTGGTAGATCATAGCATCCAGTATCACATCGACCCGATATGGCAGTTGCGACAAATCCTATTTGGAGCGACCATTGGGGCATGTGTAGGTGCCGTTTTTATACCGACGTTTTTGAGGATCTTCGGAAAAGCGGTGAATCGGCTAGAAATTGTCGGATCCGTGCCCGCGCTCATGCTGCAAGCATTATCCATCGCAAACATCAGACGGATTCGAAACAGCACGACCGTTCCGCGTCGCACACTGTTGGCAGGGCTAAGGTTCCGCCAAATCCCAAAAAGACTACTCCTGGTCAATATTATGATCACGGCTGTATACACGGTCGGCGTTTTAGCATCTAACTACTCGGCTCTGCTCAACCCACAGCATCGACTGGAAGTCGCACAATCGTCTGGATTCATCAATAGCGTTGGCACAATTTTACTCACCATGCTTGTGGATCCAAAGTCTGCGTCCATTACGGACCAGGCTTTACGAGGTACGCGGCCCTATGGGGATGTCAAAGCCCTCGTAACACTCCTTGTCCTGACGAAGATCTTGGGAACAATTTTGGCTCAATTTATTTTCACGCCGTCAGCACATCTCATCGCCTGGATTTACAGGTGA
- a CDS encoding BglG family transcription antiterminator yields MGSHGAEYVIERILNNNVLILKANDRDEQIVIGRGIGFGAKRGTHFSLADGRIEKRFSLVHSDNRQHFEQLFTVVPHEVIGIAEEIIVLATRELGADLHEHIHVALADHIGFALSRLQGGIHIQNPFLEEIKMLYPKAWSVAEKAGRLIQERFHIDIPPEEVGFLTLHLHSASHAHGVKETVRVTDAVTLAVNELERLLGKELPKTQLNYSRMVIHLRFAIERVLRNEPIQNPLADTIMEKLSGSFEIATQIAKVIERRVKIVFPLDEIAYLTLHVERFTS; encoded by the coding sequence ATGGGTAGCCACGGGGCGGAATATGTGATTGAGCGGATACTAAACAACAACGTGTTGATTCTGAAGGCTAACGATAGGGACGAGCAAATTGTCATCGGCCGAGGAATCGGGTTTGGTGCCAAGCGCGGAACTCACTTTAGCTTGGCAGACGGGCGGATCGAAAAACGATTTTCCCTTGTTCATTCGGACAATCGACAACACTTTGAGCAATTGTTTACCGTCGTGCCACATGAAGTTATCGGAATCGCCGAGGAGATCATTGTGCTGGCTACACGTGAGCTCGGTGCGGATCTGCACGAGCACATTCACGTCGCCCTCGCCGATCACATCGGATTTGCTCTCTCGAGATTGCAGGGCGGGATTCATATTCAAAACCCGTTTCTTGAGGAGATCAAAATGCTCTACCCAAAAGCGTGGTCCGTAGCGGAAAAGGCCGGCCGGTTGATCCAAGAGCGTTTTCACATCGATATTCCACCGGAGGAAGTGGGATTTCTCACACTGCATCTCCATTCAGCCAGCCATGCACACGGAGTCAAAGAGACTGTACGGGTGACCGACGCAGTGACGCTGGCAGTCAATGAGTTGGAGCGATTGCTTGGCAAGGAATTGCCGAAGACACAGTTGAATTATAGCCGAATGGTGATCCATCTGAGGTTTGCTATCGAGCGGGTACTACGAAATGAACCGATTCAAAATCCTTTAGCTGATACGATTATGGAAAAGTTGTCTGGGAGCTTCGAGATCGCAACGCAAATTGCAAAAGTGATTGAACGACGGGTGAAAATTGTTTTTCCGCTGGATGAGATCGCATATCTTACGTTACACGTGGAGCGGTTTACTAGTTAA
- a CDS encoding ROK family transcriptional regulator produces MRTGTIVRNANRTSVLELIRMEEPISRAGIAKELKMSRSAVSEIVDLLVSEGLVREVGTGNSTQRGGRPSVQLRFVPTARYSFGIDIGGTKTIFLLADLSGHVVASRKMSSHAEGVDSLEHIRSEAERFLSSLDIAREKIVGTGVGAPGVTNYESGVVVAAPGLGWNHVNVKEAFERTLPGPVFVDNDVNMAVIGETWKGRGANYRNVVLVTVGTGIGAGIMMNGTVHRGAQGYAGEIGYFVVDPLAEGKNELESFGALDRLASGSGIESQAAAMLADYPDSLLHGQDITSEQVFAAASKADPLATRVVKTVENYVAYALMNIVALLNPDVVILGGGVAQSGEAFLSAIQSRVRDLMPIPVTVVGAALGENAGALGAAATVLLETNHLKLNSRQV; encoded by the coding sequence ATGAGGACGGGCACGATAGTTCGGAATGCGAATCGGACGTCTGTTTTGGAGCTGATTCGGATGGAGGAGCCTATTTCTAGAGCTGGCATTGCCAAAGAGCTTAAGATGAGTCGGTCGGCTGTTTCGGAGATCGTGGATCTGCTTGTGTCTGAAGGGTTGGTGCGAGAGGTAGGCACCGGGAACTCCACACAGCGTGGAGGGCGCCCATCTGTACAACTACGATTCGTACCGACTGCAAGATATTCGTTCGGTATCGACATCGGCGGAACGAAGACCATCTTCTTGTTAGCGGACCTAAGCGGCCATGTTGTGGCGAGTAGGAAAATGTCGTCGCACGCCGAGGGCGTGGATTCCTTAGAACACATCCGAAGTGAAGCGGAACGATTTTTGTCCTCTTTGGACATCGCTAGGGAGAAGATTGTCGGAACTGGCGTCGGGGCACCCGGGGTGACGAATTATGAATCCGGCGTCGTTGTCGCAGCCCCGGGGTTAGGTTGGAATCACGTGAATGTAAAAGAGGCGTTTGAGAGAACGTTACCTGGCCCTGTTTTTGTGGACAACGATGTGAATATGGCCGTAATTGGTGAAACTTGGAAAGGGCGAGGAGCGAATTATCGAAACGTTGTCCTCGTCACGGTCGGAACAGGTATCGGCGCGGGAATCATGATGAATGGAACGGTCCATCGGGGCGCACAAGGATATGCTGGTGAAATTGGGTACTTTGTGGTTGACCCTTTAGCCGAAGGTAAAAATGAGCTCGAAAGCTTCGGAGCGTTGGATAGACTGGCGTCGGGCAGCGGGATCGAATCCCAGGCTGCAGCCATGTTGGCCGATTATCCCGATTCACTGCTTCATGGACAAGATATTACATCGGAACAAGTGTTTGCGGCCGCATCGAAAGCGGATCCATTAGCGACGCGCGTTGTGAAAACGGTCGAAAATTATGTTGCTTACGCACTCATGAACATTGTAGCGCTGCTAAATCCGGATGTCGTTATTCTCGGTGGGGGTGTTGCTCAGTCGGGCGAGGCGTTTTTGTCTGCGATCCAGTCCCGAGTTCGAGACTTAATGCCCATTCCGGTGACCGTTGTCGGTGCCGCGCTCGGAGAGAATGCCGGTGCGCTTGGGGCGGCAGCTACTGTTCTGTTGGAAACGAATCATTTGAAGTTGAATAGTCGGCAAGTATAG
- a CDS encoding PTS sugar transporter subunit IIA — MLKNLFKRTASDGGDERNEITIYAPVDGDIMSIEAVEDPVFAERMVGDGLAIRPTSDTIVAPVAGILTQLFPTGHAAGITTPDGIEVLIHIGLDTVALKGEGFTKLAEQGSQVDVGTPLVRLDLDKLTQTAKSLVTPVIVTNMQKVAGLSVFTEEHVKASTSWVLKVVPKAE, encoded by the coding sequence ATGTTAAAAAACTTGTTCAAGCGTACAGCATCAGATGGCGGCGACGAGCGAAACGAGATCACCATCTACGCGCCAGTTGACGGCGACATCATGTCCATCGAGGCTGTGGAGGATCCGGTATTCGCAGAGCGCATGGTCGGCGACGGATTAGCCATTCGCCCAACGTCAGACACCATTGTTGCACCGGTCGCGGGGATACTGACGCAACTGTTTCCCACGGGACACGCAGCCGGTATCACGACACCAGACGGCATAGAGGTTCTCATCCACATTGGGCTCGACACGGTGGCGTTAAAGGGCGAGGGTTTCACGAAGCTTGCCGAACAAGGGAGTCAGGTCGACGTCGGTACACCACTCGTCCGACTCGATCTCGACAAATTAACACAGACAGCGAAATCACTCGTCACACCTGTCATCGTCACCAACATGCAAAAAGTGGCAGGGTTATCGGTATTCACTGAAGAACATGTCAAAGCGTCAACCAGTTGGGTCCTCAAGGTTGTCCCAAAAGCAGAGTAG
- the nagA gene encoding N-acetylglucosamine-6-phosphate deacetylase: MGERTSTFIIRNARLVLDDTVVESGWLRVENGVIREMGEENSFPQSVTGGSIDIIDAHGQWVLPGLIDIHIHGGDGYEVMDGTVKAMEAISRFHATHGTTGWLPTTLTAPIDDLERAVEAASETARRPVYGAQVLGVHLEGPFISPERCGAQNPAFVIPPSIDVLERLAGVAEGLVKKVTIAPEREGAIEAIRWMRSHDIIPSIGHTDGTLAETLAGVSAGATHATHLFNAMRGLHHREGGTVGAVLLSEDVVCELIADGHHVDVDVMKLVYRVKGRDKMVLITDAMAAAGKPDGHYKLGELDVIVEGGVAVLEEGHNLAGSTLTMDAAVRNMVRRVGVTMWDAAHMASTVPARELGLLNAKGSIALGKDADLVMMDEALHVVATWVAGQQVFVR; this comes from the coding sequence GTGGGAGAGAGAACGTCTACGTTTATCATCCGTAACGCCCGGTTGGTGCTCGACGACACCGTCGTTGAAAGTGGCTGGCTGCGAGTCGAAAACGGTGTGATTCGCGAAATGGGGGAAGAGAACAGTTTCCCCCAGTCGGTCACTGGCGGATCGATTGACATCATTGATGCGCATGGGCAATGGGTACTTCCTGGTCTTATCGACATTCACATCCATGGCGGCGATGGATACGAAGTAATGGACGGAACCGTCAAGGCGATGGAAGCTATTAGTCGTTTTCATGCGACACACGGCACGACCGGCTGGCTTCCGACGACGCTGACGGCGCCAATAGATGACCTGGAGCGAGCGGTCGAGGCGGCTAGCGAAACGGCGAGGCGGCCTGTCTACGGGGCGCAGGTACTAGGAGTCCATTTGGAGGGGCCGTTCATCTCTCCCGAGCGCTGTGGTGCACAGAACCCTGCGTTCGTCATTCCGCCATCGATAGACGTGCTCGAGCGATTAGCAGGGGTCGCGGAGGGCTTGGTGAAAAAGGTGACCATCGCACCTGAGCGCGAAGGAGCCATCGAGGCGATTCGGTGGATGCGTAGTCACGATATCATCCCATCCATTGGTCATACGGATGGCACGTTAGCGGAAACGCTGGCGGGCGTCTCGGCGGGTGCGACCCACGCGACGCACCTTTTCAATGCGATGCGAGGCCTGCACCATCGTGAGGGTGGAACGGTCGGTGCCGTATTGTTGTCTGAGGATGTCGTCTGCGAACTGATCGCTGATGGTCATCACGTCGATGTGGACGTGATGAAGCTTGTCTACCGCGTCAAAGGCCGCGACAAGATGGTACTCATCACGGACGCCATGGCGGCAGCAGGCAAGCCGGACGGACATTACAAGCTTGGAGAGCTGGACGTGATCGTAGAGGGCGGTGTGGCTGTTTTGGAAGAAGGCCACAACCTTGCCGGCAGTACGCTGACAATGGATGCCGCTGTTCGCAATATGGTACGCCGTGTCGGTGTCACCATGTGGGATGCCGCGCACATGGCCTCCACAGTGCCCGCAAGGGAACTGGGGTTGCTAAATGCGAAGGGATCGATTGCCCTTGGCAAGGATGCCGATCTCGTCATGATGGACGAGGCACTACACGTTGTCGCGACGTGGGTTGCCGGTCAGCAGGTTTTCGTCCGTTAA